The following are encoded together in the Pseudomonas xantholysinigenes genome:
- a CDS encoding SCO family protein yields the protein MSTQTSRQAGMRGLDWLVLAACLWIFASVALAHEGHAPAAQPAPPTMVSGGGTRDAQTWFTDTVLKDQDGRELRFYSDVLKDKVVMLNVIFTHCNDACPLITRKLREVREAMGPALAAQVTFVSVSSDPLNDTPEVLKAFARKQGVDGPNWLFLTGDKASVDLVLGRLGQFLPSPEQHSTQLIAGDVGGKRWSKIRPDAPPAAIAQRMQLLAQPLAGR from the coding sequence ATGAGTACCCAGACGTCGCGCCAGGCCGGCATGCGCGGCCTCGACTGGCTGGTGCTGGCCGCCTGCCTGTGGATCTTCGCCTCGGTGGCGCTGGCCCATGAGGGCCATGCCCCGGCCGCGCAACCGGCACCGCCGACCATGGTCAGCGGCGGCGGCACCCGTGATGCGCAGACCTGGTTCACCGATACCGTGCTCAAGGACCAGGATGGCCGTGAGCTGCGCTTCTACAGCGATGTGCTCAAGGACAAGGTGGTGATGCTCAATGTGATCTTCACTCACTGCAATGACGCCTGCCCGCTGATCACCCGCAAGCTGCGCGAAGTGCGCGAGGCCATGGGGCCGGCGCTGGCGGCGCAGGTGACTTTCGTCTCGGTCAGCAGTGACCCGCTCAACGACACGCCCGAAGTGCTCAAGGCCTTTGCCCGCAAGCAGGGAGTGGACGGGCCGAACTGGCTGTTTCTCACTGGCGACAAGGCCAGCGTCGACCTGGTGCTGGGGCGCCTGGGGCAGTTCCTGCCCAGCCCCGAGCAGCATTCGACGCAGTTGATCGCCGGCGACGTGGGGGGCAAGCGCTGGAGCAAGATCCGCCCCGACGCCCCGCCTGCGGCCATCGCCCAGCGCATGCAGTTGCTGGCCCAACCGCTGGCTGGGCGGTGA
- a CDS encoding cytochrome c/ABC transporter substrate-binding protein, which yields MWWCLCQPVLALELTPHEQAGKRLYREGVSSSDAQLLARVGASDISVPASVLPCASCHGNDGRGRSEGGVRPPSLDWQRLALGAGERESNRRRYPAYSDASLARVIRTGIDPGGNRLDPAMPRFELSLADQRNLTAYLKRLDEDRDPGLEEATLRLGTLLPQQGPLAEAGRVVRAVLEDAVEQLNQQGGVHGRRLQLVVQDPGYDVASTAQAFQTLLQAQVFALVAPLAPLLEAQAVEAAGVPWVGATPRAGGNRQVFDPLPGLPEQLLSVALHAREALGQERLQIVYAGAGQAAAAETLHQRLRQMGWSPPPVQVFDGTPPAGEGIVYLGHAQAFAELAASLQAAGRTPYLLAASGQVASVVAELPAQWSRRVLLAYPFVPGDWTMQGRAALAGIQRRQGLDARQASLQVSTWCAWRLLAEALRQVGRDASREQLLDALEQLHDVDTGLTPLLGFGPGRRQGLAGAHVVAVSLPGPGFIEVAPYRAAPDSP from the coding sequence GTGTGGTGGTGTCTGTGCCAACCGGTGTTGGCACTGGAGCTGACGCCCCATGAACAAGCCGGCAAGCGCCTGTACCGTGAAGGCGTCTCCAGCAGCGACGCGCAGTTGCTAGCCCGGGTCGGCGCCAGCGACATCAGCGTGCCGGCCAGCGTGCTGCCCTGCGCCAGTTGCCACGGCAACGACGGCCGTGGCCGCAGCGAGGGCGGCGTGCGCCCGCCGAGCCTGGACTGGCAACGGCTGGCGCTGGGGGCGGGCGAGCGCGAAAGCAATCGCCGGCGCTATCCGGCCTACAGCGATGCCAGCCTGGCCCGGGTCATCCGCACAGGCATCGACCCGGGCGGCAATCGCCTTGACCCTGCGATGCCACGCTTCGAGCTGAGCCTGGCCGACCAGCGCAACCTCACGGCGTACCTCAAGCGCCTGGACGAGGACCGCGATCCCGGGCTGGAGGAAGCGACCTTGCGCCTCGGCACCCTGCTGCCGCAGCAAGGCCCGCTGGCAGAGGCCGGGCGGGTGGTGCGCGCGGTGCTGGAGGACGCTGTCGAGCAGTTGAACCAGCAGGGTGGGGTGCATGGCCGACGCCTGCAATTGGTGGTGCAGGATCCGGGATACGATGTCGCTAGTACCGCCCAGGCATTTCAGACGTTGCTGCAGGCGCAGGTGTTTGCCCTGGTGGCGCCCTTGGCGCCACTGCTCGAGGCCCAGGCCGTGGAAGCTGCCGGCGTGCCGTGGGTCGGCGCCACGCCACGCGCGGGTGGCAACCGCCAGGTATTCGACCCCCTGCCAGGGTTGCCCGAGCAGCTGCTCAGCGTGGCCCTGCATGCCCGTGAAGCCTTGGGGCAGGAGCGATTGCAGATCGTCTATGCCGGTGCCGGCCAGGCCGCCGCCGCTGAAACCTTGCATCAACGCTTGCGACAAATGGGCTGGTCGCCGCCGCCGGTGCAGGTGTTCGACGGCACACCACCCGCGGGTGAGGGCATCGTTTACCTTGGTCACGCGCAAGCTTTCGCCGAGCTGGCCGCCAGCTTGCAGGCCGCCGGGCGAACGCCGTACCTGCTCGCGGCTTCGGGGCAGGTGGCCAGTGTTGTCGCGGAGTTGCCCGCGCAGTGGTCGCGGCGAGTGCTTCTGGCTTACCCCTTCGTCCCTGGGGATTGGACCATGCAGGGTAGGGCGGCCCTGGCCGGGATACAGCGCCGCCAGGGGCTGGATGCGCGACAGGCGTCGCTACAGGTGAGCACCTGGTGCGCCTGGCGCCTGCTGGCCGAGGCATTACGGCAGGTCGGGCGCGATGCCAGCCGCGAGCAGTTGCTGGATGCGCTCGAGCAATTGCATGACGTCGACACCGGGCTGACCCCATTGCTCGGGTTTGGCCCGGGACGCCGGCAGGGCCTGGCAGGTGCCCATGTGGTCGCGGTGAGCTTGCCGGGGCCGGGTTTTATCGAGGTGGCGCCGTATCGCGCGGCGCCGGACAGTCCATAG
- a CDS encoding SurA N-terminal domain-containing protein translates to MRMLTLCLLLLLTQTSRAELPAARVNGVEIGVLRLERYFSEYLQAQGRALTSIRNPTLYKRLRDQALDELIDKELLWQEAQRQGIEVSDAQVQAQVGELEAAFGSPAVFERRLQEAGFDRSSFADYTRHELAAQQAYARLSAIEEPSSAEIAAFHQANRQALQGQQNQSDNPSVSTEHGLRLARDALVAQLQAQARQVVRQRLRDSATVERVD, encoded by the coding sequence ATGCGCATGCTGACGCTGTGCCTGTTGCTGCTGCTCACCCAGACGAGCCGTGCCGAGTTGCCCGCGGCGCGGGTCAATGGCGTGGAAATCGGCGTGTTGCGCCTGGAGCGCTACTTCAGCGAGTACCTCCAGGCCCAGGGCCGGGCACTGACCAGTATCCGCAACCCGACGCTGTACAAGCGCCTGCGCGACCAGGCCCTGGACGAGCTGATCGACAAAGAGTTGCTCTGGCAGGAGGCGCAGCGCCAGGGCATCGAGGTCAGCGATGCGCAGGTGCAGGCCCAGGTGGGCGAGCTGGAGGCGGCGTTCGGCAGCCCGGCAGTATTCGAGCGTCGGTTGCAGGAGGCCGGTTTCGATCGGTCGTCCTTCGCTGACTACACTCGACATGAACTGGCCGCCCAACAAGCCTATGCGCGGCTGAGCGCGATCGAGGAGCCCAGCAGCGCCGAGATCGCCGCCTTTCATCAGGCCAATAGGCAAGCACTGCAAGGACAGCAGAACCAAAGTGATAATCCTTCTGTCTCAACTGAACACGGCCTGCGCCTGGCCAGGGATGCGCTCGTCGCCCAATTGCAGGCCCAGGCGCGGCAAGTGGTGCGCCAACGTTTGCGTGATTCCGCTACAGTGGAACGCGTCGACTGA
- a CDS encoding response regulator codes for MVNRVLVVDDEQTLAQNLQAYLQAQGLEAHLAHDGASGIELAENLAPDVIVLDYRLPDMEGFQVLETVRRNRQCHFVLITAHPTAEVRERAAELGVSHVLFKPFPLMELARAVFDLMGIERQRRATDQPAEGFVERRQTRNESFPLQLYDGSWVLADRRRNGAKPPEPDDEQLLTGE; via the coding sequence TTGGTGAACAGAGTACTGGTAGTCGATGACGAACAGACCCTTGCGCAGAACCTGCAGGCGTATCTGCAGGCGCAAGGCCTGGAGGCTCATCTCGCCCACGACGGTGCCTCGGGTATCGAACTGGCCGAGAACCTGGCGCCGGACGTGATCGTGCTGGATTACCGCTTGCCCGACATGGAGGGGTTTCAGGTCCTGGAGACCGTGCGCAGGAACAGGCAGTGCCATTTCGTGCTGATCACCGCCCACCCGACCGCCGAGGTCCGTGAGCGGGCCGCCGAACTCGGTGTGAGTCATGTCCTGTTCAAGCCGTTCCCGCTGATGGAACTGGCCCGCGCCGTCTTCGACCTGATGGGCATCGAGCGCCAGCGCAGGGCCACGGACCAACCCGCCGAGGGTTTCGTCGAGCGACGCCAGACCAGGAACGAATCGTTCCCCTTGCAGTTGTACGATGGCAGCTGGGTCCTGGCCGACCGCCGACGCAATGGCGCCAAGCCCCCCGAACCTGACGACGAACAACTGCTCACCGGGGAATAG
- a CDS encoding GspE/PulE family protein, with protein MAQAIDATSQEPVSLPASSRVNPLPQGPQVAPQVEAGLPANGAGYPRDLLAQARAQAGEERLLACLERLSGDTPITFTQRLATTLHYPVLATQALFACVPAFERVSLAQCLKREFALVEYEGQQVGVFADPFDSARLAWIDDCLQGLPLFLAHAADLAAFLARHEESFHAVDSLEHEVETGSEGDTLQKLSLTSISEDQSRVVKLVNSTLYDALKQHASDIHLGMTGQGLVIKYRIDGVLNGAGKASGSAFAEQVISRIKVMAELDIGEKRVPQDGRFKVAIGERQIDFRVSIMPSIFGEDAVLRVLDKQELSNQVSGVQLQALGFEAHTLRALRRLAAEPYGMILVTGPTGSGKTTTLYAMLSEINHGVDKIITIEDPVEYQLPGVLQIPVNEKKGLTFARGLRSILRHDPDKILVGEIRDPDTAQIAVQSALTGHLVFTTIHANNVFDVIGRFSQMQVDPYSFVSALNAVLAQRLVRLACTHCAVPCEADDELLAASGLTREAVSGWQFVRAQGCGQCRGSGYRGRSAIAELLHLDDDLRQMIVERRPLSQIKQLACQRGLRLLRASALDLVRAGRTTLEEINRVTFIA; from the coding sequence ATGGCCCAGGCAATCGATGCAACCTCGCAAGAACCGGTGTCGCTGCCGGCCTCTTCGCGGGTAAACCCGCTCCCACAGGGTCCCCAGGTTGCTCCGCAGGTGGAAGCGGGGTTACCCGCGAACGGCGCAGGCTACCCTCGCGATCTGCTGGCCCAGGCCCGCGCCCAGGCCGGCGAAGAACGCTTGCTGGCCTGCCTGGAGCGCCTTTCCGGCGACACCCCGATCACCTTCACCCAGCGCCTGGCCACCACCCTGCATTACCCGGTGCTCGCCACTCAGGCCCTGTTCGCCTGCGTCCCGGCGTTCGAGCGGGTCAGCCTGGCGCAATGCCTGAAACGCGAATTCGCCCTGGTCGAATACGAAGGCCAGCAGGTCGGCGTGTTCGCCGACCCCTTCGACAGTGCTCGCCTGGCCTGGATCGACGACTGCCTGCAAGGCCTGCCGCTGTTCCTGGCCCACGCCGCCGACCTGGCCGCGTTTCTCGCCCGCCATGAAGAGAGCTTCCACGCTGTCGACTCGCTGGAGCACGAGGTCGAGACCGGCAGCGAGGGCGACACCCTGCAGAAGCTGTCGCTGACCAGCATCAGCGAAGACCAGAGCCGGGTGGTCAAGCTGGTCAACTCGACGCTCTACGACGCCCTCAAGCAACACGCCAGCGATATCCACCTGGGCATGACCGGCCAGGGCCTGGTGATCAAGTACCGCATCGACGGCGTGCTCAACGGCGCCGGCAAGGCCAGCGGCAGCGCGTTCGCCGAACAGGTGATCTCGCGGATCAAGGTCATGGCCGAGCTGGACATCGGCGAGAAACGCGTGCCCCAGGACGGCCGCTTCAAGGTGGCCATCGGTGAGCGCCAGATCGACTTTCGCGTGTCGATCATGCCCAGCATCTTCGGCGAGGACGCGGTGTTGCGGGTGCTCGACAAGCAGGAGCTGTCCAACCAGGTCAGTGGCGTGCAGCTGCAGGCCCTGGGCTTCGAGGCGCACACCCTGCGTGCCCTGCGCCGCCTGGCCGCCGAGCCCTACGGCATGATCCTGGTCACCGGCCCCACCGGCAGCGGCAAGACCACCACCCTCTACGCCATGCTCAGCGAGATCAACCACGGCGTGGACAAGATCATCACCATCGAGGACCCGGTGGAGTACCAGTTGCCCGGCGTGCTGCAGATCCCGGTCAACGAGAAGAAGGGCCTGACCTTCGCCCGCGGCCTGCGCTCGATCCTGCGCCACGACCCGGACAAGATCCTGGTCGGCGAGATCCGCGACCCGGACACCGCGCAGATCGCCGTGCAGTCGGCGCTCACCGGGCACCTGGTGTTCACCACCATCCACGCCAACAACGTCTTCGATGTGATCGGCCGCTTCAGCCAGATGCAGGTCGACCCCTACAGCTTCGTCTCGGCGCTCAACGCCGTGCTGGCCCAGCGCCTGGTACGCCTGGCCTGCACCCATTGCGCGGTGCCCTGCGAGGCCGATGACGAGCTGCTTGCCGCCTCCGGGCTGACCCGCGAAGCGGTGAGCGGCTGGCAGTTCGTCCGTGCCCAGGGCTGCGGCCAGTGCCGTGGCAGCGGCTACCGCGGGCGCAGCGCCATCGCCGAACTGCTGCACCTGGACGACGACCTGCGGCAGATGATCGTCGAACGTCGCCCGCTGTCGCAGATCAAGCAGCTGGCTTGCCAGCGCGGCCTGCGCCTGCTGCGGGCCTCGGCCCTGGACCTGGTCCGCGCGGGCCGCACCACTCTGGAGGAGATCAACCGTGTCACATTTATCGCCTGA
- a CDS encoding PilN domain-containing protein has translation MRRLDLEFQPRHSGPTAWALLALGGAVLAVLVLAQQQLVSEQVDLEGRVHQLELKLGRRPATAAPQSSAMLREQAERLAQMRNVSQQLQRPWQQLFAMLEAMPQEDVALLSLTPDARKGQVRISAEARNLEAMLQYHQRLERSEALSDVSLLNHEVLAGQAEHPVRFNLTATWETGHARP, from the coding sequence ATGCGCCGCCTCGACCTGGAATTCCAGCCCCGCCACAGTGGCCCGACGGCCTGGGCCCTGTTGGCCCTGGGTGGCGCCGTGCTGGCGGTGCTGGTGCTGGCCCAGCAGCAACTGGTGAGCGAACAGGTGGACCTCGAAGGCCGCGTGCACCAGCTCGAACTCAAGCTCGGCCGGCGTCCGGCCACCGCCGCGCCACAGAGCAGTGCGATGCTCCGCGAGCAGGCCGAGCGCCTGGCCCAGATGCGCAATGTCTCGCAGCAGTTGCAGCGGCCCTGGCAACAGTTGTTCGCCATGCTCGAGGCCATGCCCCAGGAGGATGTGGCGCTGCTCAGCCTGACCCCCGATGCACGCAAGGGCCAGGTGCGCATCAGCGCCGAGGCGCGCAACCTCGAGGCGATGCTGCAATACCACCAGCGCCTGGAGCGCAGCGAGGCACTGTCGGATGTGTCCCTGCTCAACCATGAGGTGCTGGCCGGGCAGGCCGAGCATCCGGTGCGCTTCAACCTCACCGCCACCTGGGAGACCGGCCATGCGCGTCCATAG
- the pilO gene encoding type 4a pilus biogenesis protein PilO, whose protein sequence is MRVHSLMVHEAAARLGRVGLAATLVALLAVGLALAAVLPQWQAVRALRAAEADANTQVQRLARGELKVQVKPEQQALDTLRQQLPGQPQASELIERLYHLANAERISLARAEYALGVDPKTQLARYQIVLPVRGSYPQIRGFLQALIGQLPTLVLEDLELQRKRIGDRELTGRVRMTLYLSRS, encoded by the coding sequence ATGCGCGTCCATAGCCTGATGGTGCATGAAGCGGCCGCGCGCCTGGGGCGAGTAGGGCTGGCGGCGACACTGGTGGCGTTGCTGGCCGTTGGCCTGGCCCTGGCCGCGGTCCTGCCGCAGTGGCAGGCGGTACGCGCGCTGCGCGCCGCCGAGGCCGACGCCAACACCCAGGTGCAGCGCCTGGCCCGGGGCGAGTTGAAGGTTCAGGTCAAGCCCGAGCAACAGGCGCTGGACACCCTGCGCCAGCAACTGCCGGGGCAACCCCAGGCCAGCGAACTCATCGAGCGCCTGTACCATCTGGCCAACGCCGAACGCATCAGCCTGGCGCGCGCCGAGTACGCCCTGGGCGTCGATCCCAAGACCCAGCTGGCGCGCTACCAGATCGTCCTGCCGGTACGCGGCAGCTATCCGCAGATCCGCGGCTTTCTCCAGGCCCTGATCGGCCAGTTGCCGACCCTGGTGCTGGAAGACCTCGAGCTGCAACGCAAGCGGATCGGTGACCGGGAACTGACCGGTCGTGTGCGCATGACCCTTTACCTGTCGAGGTCGTGA
- a CDS encoding secretin N-terminal domain-containing protein has product MKPSKSCKPAPFLLLALCAALAACGSSGVREDGEDLIKQGQYEAGLARLQEALQDDPRNTELNIALAHGRQTAVEALLGQADSDRVRHDFAGARMGYGRVLTIEPNNRRALEGIRQLELMRTLDERVALGQAALRQGDLFGAERYMREVLRLDPQNQKGQTLRSDIENVQARTATPFPQLRSKLERPVTLEFRDANLKTIFEVLAQVAGINFIFDKDLRPDMKATIFVREVRIEDAVALLLEQNQLHQKIVNDNTLLIYPDSPQKTKDYQELVMRTFYLTSIDANTALNMVKTMLKTRDVFVDERLNTLTMRDTPDAVRMAEKLLQSQDQSNPEVVLEVEVMEVARSRILDLGLQWPNTFGVVNSDGTPVGVLDQLRGINSSRISIAPAPQAKINAQDKDINTLASPVIRVSNREQARIHIGQRVPIISATSVPSTQGPVITESVTYLDVGLKLEVQPTVHLNNEVAIKVALEVSNATPLEPTRQGTIPVQVDTRNAQTSLRLHDGETQVLAGLVRNDKTGSGNKIPGLGDIPGLGRLFGSNHDENSKSELVLAITPRIVRNLPYQSPSDMEFATGTESSLQVRQLAQPLPASAVPTEAPSPETQSAPVVQGQMAVVPATRSQQP; this is encoded by the coding sequence ATGAAGCCTTCGAAGTCGTGCAAGCCTGCTCCATTCCTGCTCCTGGCGCTGTGCGCGGCGTTGGCCGCCTGTGGCTCCAGCGGCGTGCGCGAGGATGGCGAGGACCTGATCAAGCAAGGGCAGTACGAAGCCGGTCTCGCTCGCCTGCAAGAGGCCCTGCAAGATGATCCGCGCAACACCGAGCTGAACATCGCCCTGGCCCATGGCCGGCAGACCGCCGTCGAAGCCTTGCTCGGCCAGGCCGACAGCGACCGCGTGCGCCATGACTTCGCCGGCGCGCGCATGGGCTATGGCCGGGTGCTGACGATCGAGCCGAACAACCGCCGCGCCCTGGAAGGCATCCGCCAGCTGGAACTGATGCGCACCCTCGACGAGCGCGTCGCCCTGGGCCAGGCGGCCTTGCGCCAGGGCGACCTGTTCGGCGCCGAGCGCTACATGCGCGAGGTGCTGCGCCTCGACCCGCAGAACCAGAAAGGCCAGACCCTGCGCAGCGACATCGAGAACGTCCAGGCGCGCACCGCCACGCCGTTCCCGCAGCTGCGCAGCAAGCTGGAACGGCCGGTGACCCTGGAGTTTCGCGACGCCAACCTGAAGACCATCTTCGAAGTGCTGGCCCAGGTCGCCGGGATCAACTTCATCTTCGACAAGGACCTGCGCCCGGACATGAAAGCCACCATCTTCGTGCGCGAGGTGCGCATCGAGGACGCCGTGGCGCTGCTGCTGGAGCAGAACCAGCTGCACCAGAAGATCGTCAACGACAACACCCTGTTGATCTACCCCGACTCGCCGCAGAAGACCAAGGATTACCAGGAACTGGTCATGCGCACCTTCTACCTGACCAGCATCGATGCCAACACCGCGCTGAACATGGTCAAGACCATGCTCAAGACCCGCGATGTGTTCGTCGACGAACGCCTCAATACCCTGACCATGCGCGACACCCCCGACGCCGTGCGCATGGCCGAGAAACTGCTGCAGTCCCAGGACCAGTCCAACCCCGAGGTGGTGCTGGAAGTGGAGGTGATGGAGGTGGCCCGTTCGCGCATCCTCGACCTCGGCCTGCAATGGCCCAACACTTTCGGCGTGGTCAACAGCGACGGCACCCCGGTGGGCGTGCTCGACCAGCTGCGCGGCATCAACTCCAGCCGCATCTCCATCGCCCCGGCGCCACAAGCCAAGATCAACGCCCAGGACAAGGACATCAACACCCTGGCCAGCCCGGTGATCCGGGTCAGCAACCGCGAGCAGGCGCGCATCCACATCGGCCAGCGAGTGCCGATCATCAGCGCCACCTCGGTGCCCTCGACCCAGGGCCCAGTGATCACCGAGAGCGTCACCTATCTGGACGTCGGCCTGAAGCTTGAAGTGCAGCCCACCGTGCACCTGAACAACGAGGTGGCGATCAAGGTGGCGCTTGAGGTGAGCAACGCCACGCCGCTGGAACCGACCCGCCAGGGCACCATCCCGGTCCAGGTCGACACCCGCAACGCCCAGACCAGCCTGCGCCTGCACGACGGCGAGACCCAGGTGCTGGCGGGCCTGGTGCGCAACGACAAGACCGGCAGCGGCAACAAGATCCCCGGCCTGGGCGACATTCCTGGCCTGGGTCGGCTGTTCGGCAGCAACCACGACGAGAACAGCAAGTCCGAGCTGGTGCTGGCGATCACCCCGCGCATCGTGCGCAACCTGCCGTACCAGAGCCCGTCGGACATGGAGTTCGCCACCGGCACCGAGTCGAGCCTGCAGGTACGCCAGCTGGCCCAGCCGCTGCCGGCCAGTGCCGTGCCGACCGAGGCGCCCAGCCCGGAAACCCAGTCGGCGCCCGTGGTCCAGGGCCAGATGGCCGTGGTGCCTGCCACCCGGAGCCAACAGCCATGA
- a CDS encoding type II secretion system protein, translated as MTRRQRGFSLIEVVLTLALLGLLASMAAPLTETVVRRGKEQQLREALYQIRDAIDAYKRAFDAGYIEKRLNGSGYPPNLQVLVDGVRDVRSAKGAKFYFLRRIPHDPLRAAKADDQGGWGLRAYDSAADNPREGEDVFDVYSKAPGKGLNNIPYGQW; from the coding sequence ATGACACGCCGCCAGCGCGGTTTCAGCCTGATCGAGGTGGTGCTGACCCTGGCGCTGCTCGGGCTGCTGGCGAGCATGGCCGCGCCGTTGACCGAGACCGTGGTGCGCCGCGGCAAGGAACAGCAGCTGCGCGAGGCGCTGTACCAGATCCGCGACGCCATCGACGCCTACAAGCGCGCCTTCGACGCCGGCTACATCGAGAAGCGCCTGAACGGCAGCGGCTACCCGCCGAACCTGCAGGTGCTGGTGGACGGTGTGCGCGATGTGCGCAGCGCCAAGGGCGCGAAGTTCTACTTCCTGCGGCGCATCCCCCACGATCCGCTGCGCGCCGCCAAGGCCGATGACCAGGGCGGCTGGGGCCTGCGCGCCTATGACAGCGCCGCCGACAACCCACGCGAAGGCGAGGACGTGTTCGACGTGTATTCCAAGGCGCCGGGCAAGGGCCTCAACAACATTCCCTACGGGCAATGGTGA
- a CDS encoding type II secretion system protein, whose amino-acid sequence MKASKGFTLIELLVVMAIIATLMTIALPRYFNSLEASREATLRQSLAVLREALDHYYGDTGRYPDSLDQLVEQRYLRNAPLDPITERRDAWQLVPPPDGVAGGVADIKSGATGRARDGSLFAEW is encoded by the coding sequence ATGAAAGCAAGCAAGGGCTTCACCCTCATCGAACTGCTGGTGGTCATGGCCATCATCGCCACCTTGATGACCATTGCCCTGCCACGTTATTTCAACAGCCTCGAGGCCTCCCGCGAGGCCACCCTGCGCCAAAGCCTGGCGGTGCTACGCGAGGCCCTGGACCACTACTACGGCGATACCGGCCGCTACCCCGACTCCCTCGACCAGCTGGTGGAACAGCGCTACCTGCGCAACGCGCCACTGGACCCGATCACCGAGCGTCGCGATGCCTGGCAGCTGGTGCCGCCGCCTGACGGCGTGGCCGGTGGGGTCGCCGATATCAAGAGCGGTGCCACAGGGAGGGCGCGTGATGGCAGCCTTTTCGCCGAATGGTGA
- a CDS encoding type II secretion system protein, protein MAAFSPNGERGFTYLGVLLLIAVSSVALAASGTLWQTCVQREHERQLLWVGGQYAQALRSFYRASPGLAQYPQELAELLEDNRFPSPQRHIRRLYPDPVTGSDDWGLLRAVDGRITGVYSRSEATPLKRSGFDAQWNGFEGLEHYSDWQFVAEQAFAESASGARSHAGMGDAP, encoded by the coding sequence ATGGCAGCCTTTTCGCCGAATGGTGAGCGCGGCTTCACCTACCTGGGCGTGCTGCTGCTGATCGCGGTCAGCAGCGTAGCCCTGGCTGCCAGCGGCACCCTGTGGCAAACCTGCGTGCAGCGCGAGCACGAGCGCCAGTTGCTGTGGGTCGGCGGCCAGTACGCGCAGGCGCTGCGCAGCTTCTACCGGGCATCGCCAGGCTTGGCGCAGTACCCTCAGGAGCTTGCCGAGCTGCTCGAGGACAACCGCTTCCCGTCGCCGCAACGGCATATCCGCCGCTTGTACCCCGATCCTGTGACCGGCAGTGACGACTGGGGCCTGCTGCGCGCGGTCGATGGGCGCATCACCGGGGTGTACAGCCGTTCCGAGGCGACGCCGCTCAAGCGCAGCGGCTTCGATGCCCAGTGGAACGGCTTCGAAGGCCTGGAGCACTACAGCGACTGGCAGTTCGTCGCCGAGCAGGCCTTCGCCGAGAGCGCCAGCGGCGCGCGCAGCCATGCAGGCATGGGAGACGCGCCATGA
- the csgE gene encoding curli production assembly/transport protein CsgE — protein sequence MKRLAGLVCLCLALAQSPAHAGDEDEMMGFIVDNTISHIGHDFYYAFSDRLRATSRLDFNLVVRERPDARWGSLVTVEYEREVVYRRFLPPNTTQLTDEANEAADLVRQQIIQRKLQRLLQDTTDLERDEL from the coding sequence ATGAAGCGCCTGGCCGGCCTGGTCTGCCTGTGCCTGGCCCTGGCGCAGTCACCGGCGCATGCCGGCGACGAGGACGAGATGATGGGTTTCATCGTCGACAACACCATCTCGCACATCGGCCACGACTTCTATTACGCCTTCAGCGACCGGCTGCGCGCCACCAGCCGGCTCGATTTCAACCTGGTGGTGCGCGAACGCCCGGATGCCCGTTGGGGCAGCCTGGTGACGGTGGAGTACGAACGCGAGGTGGTGTACCGGCGCTTTTTGCCGCCCAACACCACGCAACTCACCGACGAGGCCAACGAGGCCGCCGACCTGGTCCGCCAGCAGATCATCCAGCGCAAATTGCAACGGCTGCTGCAGGACACAACCGATCTGGAGAGGGACGAGCTATGA
- a CDS encoding curli assembly protein CsgF: protein MSHHKPLRVAACLLAAGLGCQALATELVYTPVNPAFGGNPLNGTWLLNNAQAQNDYDDPDLKDRSSAFAGTTALERFSNQLESRLLGQLLDNIGNGKGGSMATDAFLIDVIDDSGALSIRVTDRATGQVSVIDVSGLNP, encoded by the coding sequence ATGAGCCACCACAAACCCCTGCGTGTCGCCGCCTGCCTGCTGGCCGCGGGCCTCGGTTGCCAGGCCCTGGCCACGGAACTGGTGTACACCCCAGTCAACCCGGCCTTCGGTGGCAACCCGCTCAACGGTACCTGGTTGCTGAACAACGCCCAGGCGCAGAACGACTATGACGATCCCGACCTCAAGGACCGCAGTTCGGCGTTCGCCGGCACCACGGCCCTGGAGCGTTTCAGCAACCAGCTCGAGTCGCGGCTGTTGGGGCAGTTGCTGGACAACATCGGCAATGGCAAGGGCGGCAGCATGGCCACCGATGCCTTTCTCATCGACGTGATCGACGACTCCGGCGCCTTGAGCATCCGCGTTACCGATCGCGCCACCGGACAAGTCTCGGTCATCGACGTGAGCGGCCTGAACCCCTGA